Genomic segment of Deltaproteobacteria bacterium:
GGTACATGGCCCGAATTCTTGCCGGAAGCAAAACCGCCGAACTTGTCGTGGTCAATGCCCGGGCATCCAACCACGATCTGGCTCACCTTCTGAAATACGATTCCGTTCACGGAATCTTCCCAGGATCCGTGCAAGCCAACGAGGAAGGCTTTCTGCTCGATGGAAAACAGGTCGCCGTCACCCGTCAGGGCCCCGGAGAATGGAAATGGTCGGATCGTCAGGTCGATATCGTTCTGGAGACGACCGGCAAATTCAACGACAGGGCCAGCTGCGAAAAGCATCTGTCCTGCGGGGCCCGCAAGGTACTGGTCAGCGCCCCGGCCAAACAACCGGATCTGACCGTGGTCATGGGTGTCAACGACAATCTCTACGATCCGGAAAAACATCGAATCGTTTCCAACGCCTCCTGCACCACCAATTGTCTGGCCCCGGTCTGCCACGTTCTCCACGATAGATTCGGCATTGAACACGGCATGATGACCACCATCCACTCCTACACCATGAGCCAGCGCATCCTGGACGGCTCCCACAAGGATCTCCGACGGGCCCGGGCGGCGGCCATGTCCATGATCCCCACAACCACAGGAGCGGCCAAGGCCGTATTCGAGGTCATACCTGAGTTGAGCGGACGCCTCTTCGGCATGGCCATTCGGGTTCCCACCCCCAATGTCTCGCTGGTCGACCTGGTGGTCAGGCTCGAAAAACCCACCGACAAGAAGGGATTGAACGAAACGCTCAAGGCCGCAGCGGCCGGAGAGCTGGCCGGAGTGACCGACTACACGGAGCTTCCCCTCGTTTCCGTGGATTTCATCGGCAGCACCTTCGGCGGTGTCGTTGACGGCTCCTGCACGGAAGTCATTGGCGGCAACATGGCCAAGCTCATCGTCTGGTACGACAACGAAGCCGGGTTCTGCTGGCAGCTCACCCGTCTCATTGATCTGGTCGCCGGATCCCTGCCCTCTCGGTGACCGATCGAAATCACAAAAAAGGGCGCTTCCGAATCACTCCGGAAGCGCCCTCTCGATGAAAAAAGAACAGATCCTACTTCGGGAAAACGATTGTCACCGTGCTTGGTCCCTCGGCCTCGACGATCTCGCCGATGACCCAGGCATCCTCGTCCAACCCCCGCAACCTGGACATGACGCTTTCCTCGAGATCCGCCCGGACCACGAGAATGTAGCCGATGCCGCAGTTGAATATCTGAAGCATCTCCTCCCAGGACAAATTTCCCTGGGCCTTGAGCCAGTCAAAGACAGGAGGCACCGGCCAGGCTTCAAAATCGACACGGGCCGAACAGCCTCGAGGCAAAACCCGGGGAATGTTGTCGTAGAATCCGCCTCCGGTCACATGCACCATGCCCCGGATCTCGAGGTCCCGCAGCAGGTTGAGGATCGTCGAGACATAGATTCTGGTCGGTTCGAGCAACACGCTGGATACGGAACGAGATGTGCCTGGAAAGATATCATTCCCCCGCAGACCGGATTCCGTCAGGAGTTTACGGACTAGGGAAAAGCCGTTGGAGTGAATACCCGAAGAGGCCAACCCGATAATCCTGTCCCCCTTGCGGATGGCCATCCCGTCCACAAGCTTCTCGTCGTCCACCAACCCGACGCAGAATCCAGACAGATCGTATTCTCCGGGAGCATAGAAATCGGGCATCTCGGCGGTTTCCCCGCCCAAAAGAGCGCACCCCGCCTCTTGGCACCCGGCCACCACTCCGGACACGACCTGTTCGGCGACATCGATCATCAGTTTTCCGGTAGCAAAGTAATCCAAAAAAAACAAAGGCTTGGCACCTTGAACCAATATATCGTTCACACTCATGGCCACCAGGTCGATCCCCACGGTGTTGTGGACATCGAACAGAAAAGCCAGCTTGAGTTTGGTTCCAACCCCATCGGTGGAGGCCACCAGCAACGGATGCTTGCAATTGGACAAGTCGGGCTTGAACAGGCCACCAAACCCGCCGATTCCGCTGACGGTTCCCTTGGTGCGTGCCTGGTTGACGAGGTTTCTGATTCGGCCCACGAATTCGTTGCCGGCCTCAATGTCCACTCCTGCTTCTCGGTATGCTTTGCCTCTATCGTTCATGGTCTCATCTGTCCTCGTTGTTCCATGCAACCAGCCCGTTCGGCCGATTTCGGCCCCTTCATTGCAAGGCTTTCAAATACTGTCTTTCGTTGCAAACCACAAGACGAACATTGAAAACCGTCCAGAGGAGATCTTATCAATATGAAATTTTTAATTATTCTTGGAGCAGCCCTTTTCTGTCTCTTGACGTTTGGGGCATGGGCCGCGGCCTCCAACCAAACCGAGGCAGGTCGGGAAAATGCCACCATCTTCATCGGGCAAGATCCTGTGACGGGCGACGATGTCATCCAGGTCGGCCCTCGGCAGGACATGGGGAACGACAGGGAAACCCGGGTCTGGCAGGGACCGATCATCGTCGAGCCTCGGATTCGGGACCTTGACCGAAAACGGAAATAGACCCGCTATCCGGGAGGATCATGCTGAAGCTGTGCCGGGCATGGAACGTCTAGCCAGCATGGCCACCAGCACGGACTGGAGAAGCGTGGCTAATGGAATGGCGAAAAAGACCCCCCAGATCCCCCAAAGCCCGCCGAAGACCAAAATGGAGGAGATTATGGCTATGGGATGCAGATCCATCACCTCCGACAGGAGAACGGGCACCAGGATATTTCCATCAAAGATCTGGATGACCGTGTAGGCCGCCATGAGGATCAAGAAGTCCGACCCCCAGCCCCATTGGAAATAGGCCAGAATGGCCACGGGAAACGTCACCAGGGTCGCCCCCACATAGGGTATGATGACTGAAATACCCACGAGCAGGCCGAGGAGCATGGCGTAGTTCAGATCAAGATACCAAAAGACTGCGTAGCTCAAACCCCAGATGATGAAGACCTCCCAAATCTTTCCTCGGACATAGTTTCCGGTCTGCAGTCGGACATCCTGCCAGACCTGACTGGCCAAGCCGTGATCTGCCGGAAGAAGATTCCGGACCCAGTCGAGCAGTTTGTCTTTGTCCTTGAGGAGAAAAAAGACCATGATCGGAACGAGAACCATGTAGACGACAAAAGTCAGCGCGCTACGGACCGAGGCCAGGGAATACGTCACAGCCTGTCGGCCCAGGGATGTGGCTTCGGAGGCGATGGTGCCCAGAAGGGTGTTGACCTGCTCCGGAGAGATGAACTGGGGATATTTTTCCGGAAGCTTTAGGAGCTCCTGCTGGCCGACCCTGACGATTTCCGGAAGCTGACCAATGAATTGGGTGATCTGTTTCGAGAGAATTGGCAGCAGACCAAGCACCAAGACCACCAAAAAACACATGAACAGGGTGAAGACGATTCCAACGGCCAAAAGCCTGGGCATGCGAAGCCGAAGAAGCGGCTTAACCAGACCTTCCAGCAAAAATGCAATGACCACGGAACCGATCAGGGGTGCCAAAAGGTCGCCGAAGAACAGGACGACCCCGGCCCCGATCAGAAGGACAACGAAAAGGACGACCACCTGCGGGTCGGCCAAAAAGGATCGCATCCATCGCCGTATGAGTTCCATGGCCAAGTCCACCCCTGCGTTGCCGGATATATGGAGAACGGACGATTTTGACAGCCCGGTAATGTGCCGCTACATACGGCAGCCAAGCTCCGGCCGTCCCAAAAACCGTTTCTGGCAGTGTATAGAGCAGTCGAACCGGACCGGCAACCTTTTTTCACGACCTCTCGGACCATGGTATGCTGAACATCGACATCCCCGGACGGGAGAACCCTCTGAATCTGAACCACTTGGTTCTGGACTACAACGGGACCATTGCCCTTGACGGCACCCCGCTTCCCGGTTTTGGGTCAAGAACCGCCGCCCTGGGTCAAACCATGAGCATTCATGTCCTGACCGCCGACACCCATGGCACGGCCACCGCAATGCTAAGGATGTTCGGGATTCAGGCATGCGTCATCGGCTCCTACCGCCAGGACGAGCAAAAACTCGAATTCATCCGTAAGCTTGGCCCCGAAAACTGTGCCTGCATAGGAAACGGCCGCAACGACCTGCTCATGCTCGAGGCCGCAGCCCTGGGTATTGCGGTCATCCAGTCCGAAGGGGCCTACGCAAGCCTCGTGGCCGCTGCGGACATTGTCTGCACCTCCGTTCTCGACGCCCTGGATCTCTTTCTCCACCCTCTGCGCCTGGTCGCGACGCTCCGCCTTTAGCTCCAAGGAAATCCCATGAACCCAAAAAAGATTGATGCGCTTCAGTTGACCCTGGCCATCTGCCTCCCCTTGGGCTTCGGCATCATCCTCAGACTCTTTGAAGCTCCACACTGGGACAATCCGAGCCTTTGGGTCGACGGCGAGCCCCTCATGGCCACCCACGACGCCTATGCCTGGCTGGCCGGGGCCGAAGGTGCGGGGCGACTGACGGGGCAGCCTCTTTCTTTGCTGCTCAAATACTTGGCCATGTTCACCGGGATTGACACCGGGGTCCTCTTCTTCTGGCTTCCGGCCTTGGTGGCGCCCCTGGTGGCCGTTCCCGTGGTTCTCATTTGCCGCTTCTTCGGGGCCGTCGAGGCCGGAATCCCGGCCGGAGTCCTAGCCGCCTCAGGCTTCGGATTCTTGGCTCGGACCCGAATCGGGTATGGGGACACAGACATCTTGACCCTGTTTCTGCCCTTCATGCTTGTGGCCGCACTGATCTGGTGGCTGGAATCGGGCATTGACGACCGGTGGCGAATCCGTTTCGCGCCCCTCTCCCACGATGCCCTGGCATCACGGTCTACTGGAGTGTTCCGGGCCCTGTCCGCCGGTCTCGTCTGGAATTTCTACCTCTGGTTCTATCCCAGCGCGTATCCCATCACTGTGACCGTCTTCGCCATCGCCGTGGCCGTGG
This window contains:
- a CDS encoding phosphoribosylformylglycinamidine cyclo-ligase — translated: MNDRGKAYREAGVDIEAGNEFVGRIRNLVNQARTKGTVSGIGGFGGLFKPDLSNCKHPLLVASTDGVGTKLKLAFLFDVHNTVGIDLVAMSVNDILVQGAKPLFFLDYFATGKLMIDVAEQVVSGVVAGCQEAGCALLGGETAEMPDFYAPGEYDLSGFCVGLVDDEKLVDGMAIRKGDRIIGLASSGIHSNGFSLVRKLLTESGLRGNDIFPGTSRSVSSVLLEPTRIYVSTILNLLRDLEIRGMVHVTGGGFYDNIPRVLPRGCSARVDFEAWPVPPVFDWLKAQGNLSWEEMLQIFNCGIGYILVVRADLEESVMSRLRGLDEDAWVIGEIVEAEGPSTVTIVFPK
- a CDS encoding ATPase P — translated: MLNIDIPGRENPLNLNHLVLDYNGTIALDGTPLPGFGSRTAALGQTMSIHVLTADTHGTATAMLRMFGIQACVIGSYRQDEQKLEFIRKLGPENCACIGNGRNDLLMLEAAALGIAVIQSEGAYASLVAAADIVCTSVLDALDLFLHPLRLVATLRL
- the gap gene encoding type I glyceraldehyde-3-phosphate dehydrogenase; translated protein: MPVRIGMNGFGRIGRYMARILAGSKTAELVVVNARASNHDLAHLLKYDSVHGIFPGSVQANEEGFLLDGKQVAVTRQGPGEWKWSDRQVDIVLETTGKFNDRASCEKHLSCGARKVLVSAPAKQPDLTVVMGVNDNLYDPEKHRIVSNASCTTNCLAPVCHVLHDRFGIEHGMMTTIHSYTMSQRILDGSHKDLRRARAAAMSMIPTTTGAAKAVFEVIPELSGRLFGMAIRVPTPNVSLVDLVVRLEKPTDKKGLNETLKAAAAGELAGVTDYTELPLVSVDFIGSTFGGVVDGSCTEVIGGNMAKLIVWYDNEAGFCWQLTRLIDLVAGSLPSR
- a CDS encoding AI-2E family transporter, which codes for MELIRRWMRSFLADPQVVVLFVVLLIGAGVVLFFGDLLAPLIGSVVIAFLLEGLVKPLLRLRMPRLLAVGIVFTLFMCFLVVLVLGLLPILSKQITQFIGQLPEIVRVGQQELLKLPEKYPQFISPEQVNTLLGTIASEATSLGRQAVTYSLASVRSALTFVVYMVLVPIMVFFLLKDKDKLLDWVRNLLPADHGLASQVWQDVRLQTGNYVRGKIWEVFIIWGLSYAVFWYLDLNYAMLLGLLVGISVIIPYVGATLVTFPVAILAYFQWGWGSDFLILMAAYTVIQIFDGNILVPVLLSEVMDLHPIAIISSILVFGGLWGIWGVFFAIPLATLLQSVLVAMLARRSMPGTASA